In Ascaphus truei isolate aAscTru1 chromosome 5, aAscTru1.hap1, whole genome shotgun sequence, one genomic interval encodes:
- the SH3TC2 gene encoding SH3 domain and tetratricopeptide repeat-containing protein 2 isoform X2, with protein sequence MGCCFGIPWVRKLFRCPVSSTGKGSVNTTDLGFLDSKSHRQDYSPNSQERCHKVKTMALDDPEDSELVSVAEEIPLGQDSVSLAVGEGFITEISLSFSILRRSTLGLNVALQEVARKTLWSLENDNKEVSLFFKELSARLVSIQAQSDLFVITFKTVEEIWKFTTYLSLGFVAYSLEHLLFDERHWLNSALVEDTEIQVSVNQDELATLYLGLLLQEGTFYARVVVHDCGGSEVEDGKPEVLKVSYNEVVQVKDIGDESSWEGQSLSTGERGLLPIIAVEPLPHPFYQWFLKTYPLSCTLSEQNSRHVTSQSIGQGLCTAREHHTAAGWDELSYCRGDTIEVVGYFVPGLMWFVGRCPSSGATGFVQTKHVDPKCLKALDTHLLFLSEEETLSLNSLDEDTQRGCVELLSNLSQTDISSVYRLDGLEPMEMSLKVSTGISEHFGLSHISESWEEYEVVSGSSKCSASEKSSPESDWQCGVEGFLVQDQDDIDDPKFFVDLNAGDMEDSEVFDPILTFLNKEGFEAHFQPLYDISMSFLSSTFYGFSEEENLVIYLETSRNWAKRSHMSWAHIRCCFLLGRICAKRMKLSQARVYFEEALSAMSQGFLDLHLLAALYGNLSAIYLKQKLKDKQEILLDKAATLLACLPQHHFSSENELEVLKYIFRKAIVVNNTSFEARICFLMFRFLHQLGRYDEALPFVERLQFLLNASCSRTLYSTIGVMPILSSLYDKKYLPHIALASARLCNTSSVSLVPSPLWKVGVVIENIYKIIGCTLKSRRVPAQAAPYLKHALSCSYESGDVKAQRTLCLILSKLYLQYGVLPGAICYSKRAVELGRWTSEEETFESSLFLGWMYILDGHLEHASQILRSLLESMQETDSITQCGVVHNLLSNAQKMGNKVLQASRGYSKALKMATETGNRRNQAIALANFGRVAVFCQALSMAERYFLKSVQLYIEVQGSDEAERELVQVLQWLGQIMVEENKYEYGKVCYELALLFALKSNNLKSQLKITEELCHFYSKVSPATGAHITYCEHGVRLVQLLKDRQKEGELLNTLSQLYQTLNTAKCFRKALDYTKQSLRISIDLGQHDKAAESWLQAGRLYYLLQEDELVEIYFHAAILASRKSEHLATILHLYEATGDVFFHGLRKRERALPFYKEGALPLAKKIHDIQTELRLFHKLTQLLISQGNYKKSLEFATMAVRHSTLVEDPLHELVAFHRLAGVYHSLQVYEVAEYCYLKALSLCSSPMQHVAEAGYYLKVYWRLGDIALLKRKDADDAATYLLLALAAAIEVGNKEHQLELRTKLANVYGKSLNDEEQADVFMQQTVQLSSNHECT encoded by the exons GAGCTGTCCGCCAGGTTAGTCTCCATCCAGGCACAGAGCGATCTTTTCGTTATCACCTTCAAGACTGTAGAGGAGATCTGGAAGTTTACAACATATCTATCGTTAG GCTTTGTGGCTTACAGCCTTGAGCATCTGCTCTTTGACGAGAGACATTGGCTGAATTCAGCTTTGGTGGAAGATACAGAAATCCAAGTCTCCGTGAATCAAGATGAGCTGGCAACACTTTATCTGGGTCTACTCTTGCAAGAAG GGACCTTCTATGCCAGAGTTGTAGTCCATGACTGTGGAGGTTCAGAGGTGGAGGATGGGAAACCGGAGGTCCTGAAGGTCTCCTACAATGAGGTGGTGCAAGTAAAGGACATTGGTGATGAGTCATCATGGGAAGGCCAGTCGTTAAGCACAGGAGAACGTGGCTTGTTGCCCATCATCGCAGTGGAACCTTTGCCACATCCATTCTACCA ATGGTTTCTAAAAACATACCCATTGTCCTGTACCCTCTCGGAGCAGAACAGCCGACACGTCACATCTCAGTCAATAG GGCAGGGTCTGTGCACAGCCAGGGAACACCACACAGCTGCAGGATGGGATGAGCTCAGCTACTGCAGAGGAGACACCATTGAAGTGGTTGGCTACTTTGTACCTGGACTGATGTGGTTTGTGGGAAGATGTCCTTCTAGTGGAGCTACTGGTTTTGTCCAAACAAAGCATGTGGACCCAAAGTGCTTGAAAGCCCT TGACACGCACTTACTCTTTCTAAGTGAGGAGGAGACATTATCCCTCAACTCTCTAGATGAAGACACTCAGCGGGGTTGTGTGGAGCTGCTAAGCAACCTCTCCCAGACAGATATCAGCTCAGTGTACAGGCTGG ATGGCCTTGAACCCATGGAAATGTCTCTCAAAGTCTCCACCG GGATAAGTGAACACTTTGGTTTGAGTCACATTTCTGAAAGCTGGGAGGAGTATGAAGTGGTCAGTGGGTCATCCAAATGTAGCGCCTCTGAAAAGTCAAGCCCAGAGTCAGATTGGCAGTGCGGGGTAGAGGGTTTCCTCGTGCAAGATCAGGACGATATTGATGACCCAAAGTTCTTTGTTGATTTAAACGCTGGGGATATGGAGGATTCAGAGGTCTTTGATCCAATCTTGACATTCCTCAATAAAGAAGGTTTCGAAGCCCACTTTCAGCCCTTGTATGACATCTCCATGTCTTTTCTAAGCTCCACATTCTATGGGTTCTCAGAGGAGGAGAATCTGGTGATTTATCTGGAAACATCTCGAAACTGGGCTAAGAGAAGTCACATGTCCTGGGCTCACATTCGGTGTTGTTTTCTTCTAGGACGGATTTGTGCCAAACGAATGAAGCTGTCCCAGGCCAGGGTTTATTTTGAAGAAGCCTTAAGTGCCATGAGCCAGGGATTTCTTGATCTGCATCTTTTGGCTGCCCTGTATGGGAACCTCTCCGCTATTTACTTGAAGCAGAAACTGAAAGACAAGCAAGAGATATTGCTGGATAAGGCAGCCACGCTTCTAGCCTGCTTGCCACAGCATCATTTTAGTTCTGAGAATGAACTTGAGGTGCTAAAATATATTTTCAGGAAAGCCATCGTTGTTAACAATACCTCTTTTGAAGCCCGGATCTGCTTTCTCATGTTCAGATTCCTTCATCAGCTGGGAAGATATGATGAGGCTTTGCCTTTTGTGGAACGCCTGCAGTTTCTTCTCAATGCATCATGCTCTCGGACATTATATTCCACTATAGGTGTGATGCCGATTTTAAGTTCCCTATATGATAAAAAATATCTCCCTCACATTGCCTTGGCATCAGCCAGACTGTGCAATACCTCTAGTGTGAGCCTGGTGCCATCACCTCTGTGGAAAGTCGGGGTAGTTattgaaaacatatacaaaataataGGTTGTACATTGAAAAGTAGACGAGTCCCTGCCCAAGCTGCTCCTTACCTCAAACATGCACTGTCCTGCTCTTATGAGAGTGGCGATGTGAAAGCACAAAGAACTTTATGCCTTATTTTATCCAAATTATACCTCCAGTATGGCGTTCTGCCAGGTGCCATTTGCTACTCAAAGAGGGCTGTTGAATTGGGTAGGTGGACTAGTGAGGAGGAGACCTTTGAGTCTTCTCTGTTTTTGGGATGGATGTATATCTTAGACGGTCACTTGGAACACGCTTCTCAGATCCTGAGGTCTCTGCTAGAGTCCATGCAGGAAACTGACAGCATCACACAGTGTGGTGTTGTGCATAACCTTCTCTCAAATGCTCAAAAGATGGGAAATAAGGTACTTCAGGCATCAAGAGGGTACTCCAAAGCACTTAAAATGGCCACTGAAACTGGCAACAGGAGAAACCAAGCCATAGCCCTTGCCAACTTTGGGAGAGTGGCAGTGTTCTGCCAAGCACTCAGTATGGCAGAGAGATATTTCCTCAAGTCTGTCCAGTTATACATAGAAGTGCAGGGCAGCGATGAAGCAGAGCGGGAACTGGTACAGGTTCTGCAGTGGCTGGGGCAAATTATGGTTGAAGAAAACAAGTATGAATATGGAAAAGTTTGTTATGAGTTGGCCCTGCTGTTTGCCTTGAAGTCCAACAACTTGAAAA GTCAGCTCAAGATCACTGAGGAATTGTGCCATTTCTACAGCAAAGTGTCCCCTGCCACTGGAGCCCATATAACCTATTGTGAACACGGGGTCCGCCTTGTGCAGCTACTGAAGGACAGACAAAAGGAAGGAGAACTACTGAACACCCTCAGCCAGCTTTATCAGACCCTGAACACAGCCAA GTGCTTCCGGAAAGCCCTTGACTATACCAAGCAAAGCCTAAGGATTTCCATTGATCTGGGTCAGCATGACAAAGCAGCCGAAAGTTGGCTCCAGGCTGGGAGACTTTACTATCTGCTGCAAGAGGATGAGCTGGTAGAGATTTACTTCCAT GCTGCCATCTTGGCATCACGGAAGTCAGAGCACCTCGCCACAATATTGCATCTGTATGAAGCAACTGGGGATGTGTTTTTCCACGgattgaggaagagagagagggcattGCCTTTTTACAAG GAAGGAGCTCTCCCACTAGCAAAGAAAATTCACGACATTCAAACAGAGCTACGTCTTTTCCACAAACTCACTCAGCTGCTAATTAGCCAGGGAAATTATAAGAAGTCCCTGGAATTTGCTACCATGGCCGTCCGACACAGCACACTTGTGG AGGATCCACTGCATGAGCTGGTTGCATTCCATCGGCTGGCCGGGGTGTACCATTCCCTGCAGGTCTATGAGGTTGCTGAGTACTGTTATCTGAAGGCACTGTCGTTATGTTCGTCACCCATGCAGCATGTTGCGGAGGCTGGGTACTACTTAAAGGTTTACTGGCGCCTGGGAGATATTGCCCTACTGAAAAGGAAG GATGCGGACGATGCAGCCACATACCTCCTGCTGGCACTGGCAGCTGCTATTGAAGTTGGGAACAAGGAACATCAGCTGGAACTCCGCACCAAGCTGGCGAATGTGTATGGGAAATCTCTGAATGACGAGGAGCAGGCTGACGTATTCATGCAGCAAACTGTACAACTTAGCAGTAACCACGAGTGTACTTGA
- the SH3TC2 gene encoding SH3 domain and tetratricopeptide repeat-containing protein 2 isoform X3 — translation MALDDPEDSELVSVAEEIPLGQDSVSLAVGEGFITEISLSFSILRRSTLGLNVALQEVARKTLWSLENDNKEVSLFFKELSARLVSIQAQSDLFVITFKTVEEIWKFTTYLSLGFVAYSLEHLLFDERHWLNSALVEDTEIQVSVNQDELATLYLGLLLQEGTFYARVVVHDCGGSEVEDGKPEVLKVSYNEVVQVKDIGDESSWEGQSLSTGERGLLPIIAVEPLPHPFYQWFLKTYPLSCTLSEQNSRHVTSQSIGQGLCTAREHHTAAGWDELSYCRGDTIEVVGYFVPGLMWFVGRCPSSGATGFVQTKHVDPKCLKALDTHLLFLSEEETLSLNSLDEDTQRGCVELLSNLSQTDISSVYRLDGLEPMEMSLKVSTGISEHFGLSHISESWEEYEVVSGSSKCSASEKSSPESDWQCGVEGFLVQDQDDIDDPKFFVDLNAGDMEDSEVFDPILTFLNKEGFEAHFQPLYDISMSFLSSTFYGFSEEENLVIYLETSRNWAKRSHMSWAHIRCCFLLGRICAKRMKLSQARVYFEEALSAMSQGFLDLHLLAALYGNLSAIYLKQKLKDKQEILLDKAATLLACLPQHHFSSENELEVLKYIFRKAIVVNNTSFEARICFLMFRFLHQLGRYDEALPFVERLQFLLNASCSRTLYSTIGVMPILSSLYDKKYLPHIALASARLCNTSSVSLVPSPLWKVGVVIENIYKIIGCTLKSRRVPAQAAPYLKHALSCSYESGDVKAQRTLCLILSKLYLQYGVLPGAICYSKRAVELGRWTSEEETFESSLFLGWMYILDGHLEHASQILRSLLESMQETDSITQCGVVHNLLSNAQKMGNKVLQASRGYSKALKMATETGNRRNQAIALANFGRVAVFCQALSMAERYFLKSVQLYIEVQGSDEAERELVQVLQWLGQIMVEENKYEYGKVCYELALLFALKSNNLKSQLKITEELCHFYSKVSPATGAHITYCEHGVRLVQLLKDRQKEGELLNTLSQLYQTLNTAKCFRKALDYTKQSLRISIDLGQHDKAAESWLQAGRLYYLLQEDELVEIYFHAAILASRKSEHLATILHLYEATGDVFFHGLRKRERALPFYKEGALPLAKKIHDIQTELRLFHKLTQLLISQGNYKKSLEFATMAVRHSTLVEDPLHELVAFHRLAGVYHSLQVYEVAEYCYLKALSLCSSPMQHVAEAGYYLKVYWRLGDIALLKRKDADDAATYLLLALAAAIEVGNKEHQLELRTKLANVYGKSLNDEEQADVFMQQTVQLSSNHECT, via the exons GAGCTGTCCGCCAGGTTAGTCTCCATCCAGGCACAGAGCGATCTTTTCGTTATCACCTTCAAGACTGTAGAGGAGATCTGGAAGTTTACAACATATCTATCGTTAG GCTTTGTGGCTTACAGCCTTGAGCATCTGCTCTTTGACGAGAGACATTGGCTGAATTCAGCTTTGGTGGAAGATACAGAAATCCAAGTCTCCGTGAATCAAGATGAGCTGGCAACACTTTATCTGGGTCTACTCTTGCAAGAAG GGACCTTCTATGCCAGAGTTGTAGTCCATGACTGTGGAGGTTCAGAGGTGGAGGATGGGAAACCGGAGGTCCTGAAGGTCTCCTACAATGAGGTGGTGCAAGTAAAGGACATTGGTGATGAGTCATCATGGGAAGGCCAGTCGTTAAGCACAGGAGAACGTGGCTTGTTGCCCATCATCGCAGTGGAACCTTTGCCACATCCATTCTACCA ATGGTTTCTAAAAACATACCCATTGTCCTGTACCCTCTCGGAGCAGAACAGCCGACACGTCACATCTCAGTCAATAG GGCAGGGTCTGTGCACAGCCAGGGAACACCACACAGCTGCAGGATGGGATGAGCTCAGCTACTGCAGAGGAGACACCATTGAAGTGGTTGGCTACTTTGTACCTGGACTGATGTGGTTTGTGGGAAGATGTCCTTCTAGTGGAGCTACTGGTTTTGTCCAAACAAAGCATGTGGACCCAAAGTGCTTGAAAGCCCT TGACACGCACTTACTCTTTCTAAGTGAGGAGGAGACATTATCCCTCAACTCTCTAGATGAAGACACTCAGCGGGGTTGTGTGGAGCTGCTAAGCAACCTCTCCCAGACAGATATCAGCTCAGTGTACAGGCTGG ATGGCCTTGAACCCATGGAAATGTCTCTCAAAGTCTCCACCG GGATAAGTGAACACTTTGGTTTGAGTCACATTTCTGAAAGCTGGGAGGAGTATGAAGTGGTCAGTGGGTCATCCAAATGTAGCGCCTCTGAAAAGTCAAGCCCAGAGTCAGATTGGCAGTGCGGGGTAGAGGGTTTCCTCGTGCAAGATCAGGACGATATTGATGACCCAAAGTTCTTTGTTGATTTAAACGCTGGGGATATGGAGGATTCAGAGGTCTTTGATCCAATCTTGACATTCCTCAATAAAGAAGGTTTCGAAGCCCACTTTCAGCCCTTGTATGACATCTCCATGTCTTTTCTAAGCTCCACATTCTATGGGTTCTCAGAGGAGGAGAATCTGGTGATTTATCTGGAAACATCTCGAAACTGGGCTAAGAGAAGTCACATGTCCTGGGCTCACATTCGGTGTTGTTTTCTTCTAGGACGGATTTGTGCCAAACGAATGAAGCTGTCCCAGGCCAGGGTTTATTTTGAAGAAGCCTTAAGTGCCATGAGCCAGGGATTTCTTGATCTGCATCTTTTGGCTGCCCTGTATGGGAACCTCTCCGCTATTTACTTGAAGCAGAAACTGAAAGACAAGCAAGAGATATTGCTGGATAAGGCAGCCACGCTTCTAGCCTGCTTGCCACAGCATCATTTTAGTTCTGAGAATGAACTTGAGGTGCTAAAATATATTTTCAGGAAAGCCATCGTTGTTAACAATACCTCTTTTGAAGCCCGGATCTGCTTTCTCATGTTCAGATTCCTTCATCAGCTGGGAAGATATGATGAGGCTTTGCCTTTTGTGGAACGCCTGCAGTTTCTTCTCAATGCATCATGCTCTCGGACATTATATTCCACTATAGGTGTGATGCCGATTTTAAGTTCCCTATATGATAAAAAATATCTCCCTCACATTGCCTTGGCATCAGCCAGACTGTGCAATACCTCTAGTGTGAGCCTGGTGCCATCACCTCTGTGGAAAGTCGGGGTAGTTattgaaaacatatacaaaataataGGTTGTACATTGAAAAGTAGACGAGTCCCTGCCCAAGCTGCTCCTTACCTCAAACATGCACTGTCCTGCTCTTATGAGAGTGGCGATGTGAAAGCACAAAGAACTTTATGCCTTATTTTATCCAAATTATACCTCCAGTATGGCGTTCTGCCAGGTGCCATTTGCTACTCAAAGAGGGCTGTTGAATTGGGTAGGTGGACTAGTGAGGAGGAGACCTTTGAGTCTTCTCTGTTTTTGGGATGGATGTATATCTTAGACGGTCACTTGGAACACGCTTCTCAGATCCTGAGGTCTCTGCTAGAGTCCATGCAGGAAACTGACAGCATCACACAGTGTGGTGTTGTGCATAACCTTCTCTCAAATGCTCAAAAGATGGGAAATAAGGTACTTCAGGCATCAAGAGGGTACTCCAAAGCACTTAAAATGGCCACTGAAACTGGCAACAGGAGAAACCAAGCCATAGCCCTTGCCAACTTTGGGAGAGTGGCAGTGTTCTGCCAAGCACTCAGTATGGCAGAGAGATATTTCCTCAAGTCTGTCCAGTTATACATAGAAGTGCAGGGCAGCGATGAAGCAGAGCGGGAACTGGTACAGGTTCTGCAGTGGCTGGGGCAAATTATGGTTGAAGAAAACAAGTATGAATATGGAAAAGTTTGTTATGAGTTGGCCCTGCTGTTTGCCTTGAAGTCCAACAACTTGAAAA GTCAGCTCAAGATCACTGAGGAATTGTGCCATTTCTACAGCAAAGTGTCCCCTGCCACTGGAGCCCATATAACCTATTGTGAACACGGGGTCCGCCTTGTGCAGCTACTGAAGGACAGACAAAAGGAAGGAGAACTACTGAACACCCTCAGCCAGCTTTATCAGACCCTGAACACAGCCAA GTGCTTCCGGAAAGCCCTTGACTATACCAAGCAAAGCCTAAGGATTTCCATTGATCTGGGTCAGCATGACAAAGCAGCCGAAAGTTGGCTCCAGGCTGGGAGACTTTACTATCTGCTGCAAGAGGATGAGCTGGTAGAGATTTACTTCCAT GCTGCCATCTTGGCATCACGGAAGTCAGAGCACCTCGCCACAATATTGCATCTGTATGAAGCAACTGGGGATGTGTTTTTCCACGgattgaggaagagagagagggcattGCCTTTTTACAAG GAAGGAGCTCTCCCACTAGCAAAGAAAATTCACGACATTCAAACAGAGCTACGTCTTTTCCACAAACTCACTCAGCTGCTAATTAGCCAGGGAAATTATAAGAAGTCCCTGGAATTTGCTACCATGGCCGTCCGACACAGCACACTTGTGG AGGATCCACTGCATGAGCTGGTTGCATTCCATCGGCTGGCCGGGGTGTACCATTCCCTGCAGGTCTATGAGGTTGCTGAGTACTGTTATCTGAAGGCACTGTCGTTATGTTCGTCACCCATGCAGCATGTTGCGGAGGCTGGGTACTACTTAAAGGTTTACTGGCGCCTGGGAGATATTGCCCTACTGAAAAGGAAG GATGCGGACGATGCAGCCACATACCTCCTGCTGGCACTGGCAGCTGCTATTGAAGTTGGGAACAAGGAACATCAGCTGGAACTCCGCACCAAGCTGGCGAATGTGTATGGGAAATCTCTGAATGACGAGGAGCAGGCTGACGTATTCATGCAGCAAACTGTACAACTTAGCAGTAACCACGAGTGTACTTGA